Proteins co-encoded in one Streptomyces roseochromogenus subsp. oscitans DS 12.976 genomic window:
- a CDS encoding AAA family ATPase → AFLAREDAFAAQHAEVERLAGEAAAVETVAGAAPVAARLDELADALRTVTEVVTGLDIADATVRTAVLERIADVLGGVNRGRATLDARRRALQDSEGRAEFAAETALLAQAVTAALAVSGTPEECDDQLTSVLGRLEDLDGRFAEFDDFLAELDGRRTEIYEAFAARKQSLADARARRGEQLAVSAGRMLETIARRAATLPDTDAVTTYFASDPLVAKVRRTADELRALGDSVRAEELDGRLKSARQEAARALRDRGDLYADDGRTLLLGAHRFAVNTQPLDLTLVPHGDTLAFAVTGTDYRRPVTDPAFAATRPYWDRRLPSESPEVYRAEHLAARLLAEHGPAALAAADDLPDLVRRAAQESYDEGYERGVHDHDATVVLRALLPLYEAAGTLRHEPAARATAQLFWAHGTTEESRTGWRRRALSLARARDAFGAVPAIGELERELAGAIEAWDPQSAGGPAAAYLFEELTCGPEGFVLGITARTLLEKFRHAEGSYGGDLEVLTDLGARRQVVHAWLGAYATATGTEAGPGELAEAVAAELCPGLPRYDGDAPLTATAEGLLGTHPRVAGGRLPLRVDDFLARTARFTAEEVPAFRTYQRHRTALVTAERDRLRLDDHRPRVMSAFVRNRLVDEVYLPLIGDSLARQLGTTGESKRTDTGGLLLLISPPGYGKTTLMEYVADRLGLMLVKVSGPALGHTVTSLDPADAPNATARREIEKINFALAAGNNTLLYVDDIQHTSPELLQKFIPLCDATRRVDGVWDGEPRTYDLRGKRFAVCMAGNPYTESGERFRIPDMLANRADVWNLGDVLTGKEDVFALSFVENALTANPVLAPLAARDRADLDLLVRLAAADPTVRADRLTQPMPSAELDRVLAVLRHVTAVRDTVLTVNAAYIASAAQSETARTEPPFRLQGSYRDMNKIAQRLRPVMNDAEREAVVDDHYTAEAQTLTTGAEANLLKLAELRGTLDADRAGRWTEVKTAHTRARALGGPEDDPLTRAVAALGLLADRVAAVESAINRARTDFGGEER, encoded by the coding sequence TGGCGTTCCTGGCCCGCGAGGACGCCTTCGCCGCCCAGCACGCGGAGGTCGAGCGGCTGGCCGGGGAGGCGGCGGCCGTCGAGACCGTCGCGGGCGCCGCGCCTGTCGCCGCCCGGCTGGACGAGCTGGCCGACGCACTGCGCACGGTCACCGAGGTCGTGACCGGCCTCGACATCGCCGATGCCACGGTCCGTACGGCCGTGCTGGAGCGGATCGCCGACGTGCTCGGCGGCGTCAACCGGGGCCGGGCGACGCTGGACGCCCGCCGTCGCGCCCTCCAGGACAGCGAGGGCCGTGCCGAGTTCGCCGCCGAGACCGCGCTGCTCGCGCAGGCCGTCACCGCCGCGCTCGCCGTCTCCGGCACGCCGGAGGAGTGCGACGACCAACTGACGTCCGTACTGGGTAGGTTGGAGGATCTGGACGGCCGGTTCGCCGAGTTCGACGACTTCCTCGCCGAACTCGACGGCCGGCGCACCGAGATCTACGAGGCGTTCGCCGCCCGCAAGCAGTCCCTCGCCGACGCCCGCGCCCGCCGCGGCGAACAGCTCGCCGTCTCGGCCGGGCGCATGCTGGAGACGATCGCCCGCCGGGCCGCCACGCTCCCCGACACCGACGCGGTCACCACCTACTTCGCCTCCGACCCACTGGTCGCCAAGGTCCGCCGCACCGCCGACGAGCTGCGCGCCCTCGGCGACAGCGTGCGCGCCGAGGAACTCGACGGCCGGCTGAAGTCCGCCCGCCAGGAGGCCGCCCGCGCCCTGCGCGACCGCGGCGACCTGTACGCCGACGACGGCCGCACCCTGCTGCTCGGCGCCCACCGCTTCGCCGTCAACACCCAGCCGCTGGACCTCACCCTGGTCCCGCACGGCGACACCCTGGCCTTCGCGGTGACGGGCACCGACTACCGCCGCCCGGTGACGGACCCCGCCTTCGCCGCGACCCGCCCTTACTGGGACCGCCGCCTGCCCTCCGAGTCGCCCGAGGTCTACCGCGCCGAACACCTCGCCGCCCGCCTGCTCGCCGAGCACGGCCCGGCCGCCCTCGCCGCCGCCGACGACCTGCCGGACCTGGTCCGCCGGGCGGCCCAGGAGTCGTACGACGAGGGCTACGAGCGCGGCGTCCACGACCATGACGCGACCGTCGTGCTGCGCGCCCTGCTGCCCCTGTACGAGGCCGCCGGCACCCTGCGCCACGAGCCCGCCGCTCGCGCCACCGCCCAGCTGTTCTGGGCGCACGGCACGACGGAGGAGAGCCGCACCGGGTGGCGGCGACGGGCGCTGTCCCTGGCCCGCGCCCGGGACGCCTTCGGCGCCGTACCGGCCATCGGGGAGCTGGAGCGGGAGCTGGCGGGCGCGATCGAGGCCTGGGATCCCCAGTCGGCCGGCGGGCCGGCCGCCGCGTATCTCTTCGAGGAGCTGACCTGCGGTCCGGAGGGCTTCGTCCTCGGGATCACGGCACGCACGCTGCTGGAGAAGTTCCGTCACGCGGAGGGGAGTTACGGGGGAGACCTGGAGGTGCTGACCGACCTGGGCGCGCGCCGGCAGGTGGTGCACGCCTGGCTCGGCGCGTACGCCACCGCCACCGGCACCGAGGCCGGTCCCGGCGAGCTGGCTGAGGCGGTGGCCGCCGAGCTGTGCCCCGGCCTCCCCCGTTACGACGGCGACGCCCCGCTCACCGCGACGGCGGAGGGCCTCCTGGGCACGCATCCGAGGGTGGCCGGAGGCCGACTGCCGTTGCGCGTGGACGATTTCCTGGCCCGCACGGCCCGCTTCACCGCCGAGGAAGTCCCCGCCTTCCGCACCTACCAGCGCCACCGCACGGCCCTGGTGACGGCCGAACGCGACCGCCTCCGGCTGGACGACCACCGCCCCCGGGTGATGTCGGCGTTCGTCCGCAACCGCCTGGTCGACGAGGTGTACCTGCCCCTGATCGGCGACAGCCTGGCCCGCCAGCTCGGCACCACCGGTGAGTCGAAGCGGACCGACACCGGCGGTCTGCTCCTGCTGATCTCCCCGCCGGGCTACGGCAAGACGACGCTCATGGAGTACGTGGCCGACCGGCTCGGGCTGATGCTGGTCAAGGTCAGCGGCCCGGCTCTCGGGCACACCGTGACCTCGCTGGACCCGGCCGACGCCCCGAACGCCACCGCCCGCCGCGAGATAGAGAAGATCAACTTCGCGCTGGCGGCCGGCAACAACACGCTCCTGTATGTGGACGACATCCAGCACACCTCGCCCGAGCTGCTGCAGAAGTTCATCCCGCTGTGCGACGCGACCCGGCGCGTGGACGGTGTGTGGGACGGCGAGCCGCGCACCTACGACCTGCGCGGCAAGCGCTTCGCGGTCTGTATGGCCGGCAATCCCTACACCGAGTCCGGCGAACGCTTCCGCATCCCGGACATGCTGGCCAACCGGGCCGACGTGTGGAACCTCGGCGATGTCCTCACCGGCAAGGAGGACGTCTTCGCGCTCAGCTTCGTCGAGAACGCCCTCACCGCCAACCCGGTGCTCGCCCCGCTCGCCGCCCGCGACCGCGCCGACCTGGACCTGCTGGTCCGGCTGGCCGCCGCCGACCCCACGGTCCGCGCGGACCGCCTGACCCAGCCGATGCCGTCGGCCGAACTCGACCGTGTGCTGGCGGTGTTGCGCCATGTGACGGCGGTCCGCGACACCGTCCTGACGGTCAACGCGGCCTACATCGCCTCCGCCGCCCAGTCGGAGACCGCCCGTACGGAACCTCCGTTCCGCCTCCAGGGCTCCTACCGCGACATGAACAAGATCGCCCAGCGGCTGCGGCCGGTCATGAACGACGCCGAGCGCGAGGCCGTCGTCGACGACCACTACACGGCCGAGGCCCAGACCCTCACCACGGGCGCCGAGGCCAACCTGCTGAAACTGGCCGAACTGCGCGGCACGCTCGACGCCGACCGGGCCGGCCGCTGGACCGAGGTGAAGACGGCCCACACCCGCGCCCGCGCCCTCGGCGGCCCCGAGGACGACCCCCTCACCCGGGCGGTGGCGGCCCTGGGCCTGCTGGCGGACCGGGTGGCGGCGGTGGAGTCGGCGATCAACCGGGCCCGGACGGACTTCGGGGGCGAGGAGCGGTGA
- a CDS encoding HD domain-containing protein, producing MPRQPELEKVPALREAYPGLPFTVTDVAHVRDALLRSGYAPDDVTVLDDEEATKQGNIRVRLDQFLDSCEDGDVGLVYFSGHGVRFGETDYLVPSDIWARLRPGGEHVLHPQGLIEVVPDELLLPLTSDATVLLCLDACRTNGSDAADLGKLTVSGVRDNVVVLRACAPGEAALGHIQGGSVMARALVEAVARESAARTVGQVITSVSERAPDIARPYSHLKPPEIDVRWLGNDPSGGKYADVTMCEAMPSAGTWTDAVRSSALWGLAEGTGAEHAKAKEELAEVVTQVVAVRRTRGAETDPWDDELFPERLINRLDHLVVASGAQLSLVETVVLLGAPFLREAALACGLAALRNVLGDGPKDTAATRDLPVGGFGAQLDRDMGDVRRAHRQVESWRETLLRRGRSEDARSAEYWLRHRFLADWDVLWESGDHASLDSLRRAVDLLVRAAESATGESLGHDDRGTLRGAVLQVVSQLGTGTPAEAAAPDGSEWVTGLCADLCGEERWTWRPRELATLLHIAGLLAIDPRMLDGVLIDHLGPREPTQIRPQGIVGEIRANKGFRISSDTEAEAAEAAVSGEVPATRWLLVFKCGSAALYTALDRLAARIATVSQAARRTHGTLRPHDLLHGLPQTVKTDGLQPKHKAFDKPPPRFQLAEDEVKPLIMGTQLYGDRMLAVRELYQNALDACRVRQARRRYAEPGRWTGSECERDQLAGSRIVFTQGVDEDTGRMYIQCEDNGVGMTAEELRDLFAQAGRRSEQSSARMREMRRWRREGITTELNSRFGIGVFSYFMLAEEVEVITRPVGMLGGATARDGGYRASVTAGSGLMHLSREDNGLEGGGTIVRLYVHDEPDEKRGRHPSVVQAMREFLWCSPVEVTATEFDGEPVIWRPGELYGDSSLPSPRIHAAEDVWWVDGPGMLLVDGLFVEDAVLPYGYVLNLRGRHRPKLSVDRNRILWYDERRAKRDLEDAVPALIRRSAWRPFPLEWLWRLAASEPLLGQLVVGHLLDSDVPLSLPEEHEWKRQAQGQGSLTLSDLRCLPVDLRVLNGTGRMPDRLTDLFTAWRESALGMPRSQHPLEEGAVLPDPQPLDTLVFRSHPDGSWSAVLRAAAETGISLREATRQLRRYAIAGVSVPEVTDVRGLADVVPDSLMADLYEVCRKPEGRGPDGRRLVRTAMLRVSETHRESLGRLAELCVQLSRLDPSISVPTDLQGLGSHVVGGRERIALLDDEPGPQSPPFTVGGEPPFPHLVSPIDIACRVRQKGIPAAEIEDAVRRFEPLGYRLTGPDLAHPLDRAQFVAISRDLDGAAPFLSPGAMGLRHLVALAANREETVGDTARWLGGWAGQLGLEVPDPGPLATFRPPAWCEDLPAENEGDASEPRPLTVWAVLRVLGHLDEPSLLEENVAAVEALAGGGLVDHRAVEAARTWLSTRRSSRLREISDDMWAMPVRGMIEFPTLRAPSVEKREQIDPVYLMGLAMTFGERLGALARRLRHEAAGYGLEVADVPEKAADRRPTYPVFMALCDRGEWREHVWLADLILLANREGVDLATAAAMVNAYRSLGAPTVPVPEGFVPPVRPQQRDVPAEYALVQPDLKQSWTLTPLALVIAAARLGLALPQAYRRLQQFAAIGLDFPFPEPVITRTPDWRDVVILTARLTGREPALSGDVSEDQVLLASEETDLTVDEVRERLQDYAPLFGFRLPLPHEGN from the coding sequence GTGCCCAGGCAGCCGGAGCTGGAGAAGGTTCCCGCACTCCGGGAGGCGTATCCCGGCCTGCCGTTCACGGTCACGGACGTGGCTCATGTACGCGACGCGCTGCTGCGCTCCGGTTACGCGCCGGACGATGTGACGGTGCTCGACGACGAGGAGGCGACCAAACAGGGGAACATCCGTGTGCGGCTCGACCAGTTTCTGGACTCCTGCGAGGACGGGGACGTCGGGCTCGTCTATTTCTCGGGACACGGGGTGAGGTTCGGCGAGACCGACTACCTGGTCCCCAGTGACATCTGGGCCAGACTGCGACCAGGCGGGGAGCATGTACTGCACCCGCAGGGTCTCATCGAGGTGGTACCCGACGAGCTGCTGCTGCCGCTGACCTCCGACGCCACGGTGCTGCTCTGCCTGGACGCCTGCCGTACCAACGGCAGTGACGCCGCCGACCTGGGGAAGTTGACGGTCAGCGGCGTCAGGGACAACGTCGTGGTCCTCAGAGCCTGTGCACCCGGCGAGGCCGCGCTGGGGCACATCCAGGGCGGCAGCGTCATGGCCAGGGCCCTGGTGGAGGCCGTAGCCAGGGAGTCCGCGGCCCGCACGGTGGGTCAGGTCATCACATCCGTCTCGGAACGCGCGCCGGACATCGCGCGCCCCTACTCGCACCTCAAGCCGCCGGAGATCGACGTGCGGTGGCTGGGCAACGACCCGTCCGGCGGCAAGTATGCCGACGTCACCATGTGCGAGGCCATGCCGTCCGCAGGCACCTGGACGGACGCGGTTCGCTCCTCGGCGCTGTGGGGACTGGCCGAGGGCACGGGCGCCGAACACGCCAAGGCCAAGGAGGAGCTGGCGGAGGTGGTGACCCAGGTCGTCGCCGTCCGCCGGACAAGGGGTGCGGAAACCGACCCGTGGGACGACGAGCTCTTCCCGGAACGGCTCATCAACCGGCTGGACCACCTGGTCGTAGCAAGCGGCGCACAGCTCAGTCTCGTGGAGACGGTGGTCCTCCTCGGCGCCCCCTTCCTCCGTGAGGCGGCACTGGCCTGCGGCCTGGCGGCGCTGCGCAACGTCCTCGGGGACGGCCCGAAGGACACGGCGGCCACCCGGGACCTGCCTGTCGGCGGCTTCGGAGCCCAGCTCGACCGGGACATGGGCGACGTACGACGCGCCCACCGGCAGGTCGAGTCATGGCGCGAGACACTCCTGCGGCGCGGCCGGTCCGAGGACGCGCGCAGCGCCGAGTACTGGCTGCGGCACCGCTTCCTCGCCGACTGGGACGTGCTCTGGGAGAGCGGCGACCACGCGTCGCTGGACAGCCTGCGCAGGGCGGTGGACCTCCTGGTGCGGGCGGCGGAGAGCGCCACCGGTGAGTCGCTCGGCCACGACGACAGGGGCACCCTGCGCGGCGCGGTCCTCCAGGTCGTCTCCCAGCTCGGCACCGGCACACCGGCCGAGGCGGCGGCGCCGGACGGCAGCGAGTGGGTGACGGGGCTGTGCGCGGACCTCTGCGGCGAGGAGCGGTGGACCTGGCGGCCCCGCGAGCTGGCTACGCTCCTGCACATCGCCGGGCTCCTCGCCATCGACCCGCGCATGCTCGACGGCGTCCTCATCGACCACCTCGGCCCGCGCGAGCCCACGCAGATCCGGCCACAGGGCATCGTCGGCGAGATCAGGGCGAACAAGGGCTTCCGCATCAGCTCCGACACCGAAGCCGAGGCCGCGGAGGCCGCGGTGTCCGGGGAAGTCCCGGCCACCCGGTGGCTGCTGGTCTTCAAGTGCGGCAGCGCGGCGCTGTACACCGCGCTGGACCGCCTCGCCGCGCGGATCGCCACCGTGTCCCAGGCGGCTCGCCGCACTCATGGCACCCTGCGCCCGCACGATCTTCTCCACGGTCTCCCGCAGACGGTGAAGACCGACGGCCTGCAGCCGAAGCACAAGGCCTTCGACAAGCCGCCGCCCCGTTTCCAGCTGGCCGAGGACGAGGTCAAGCCGCTCATCATGGGCACCCAGCTGTACGGCGACCGGATGCTGGCGGTGCGCGAGCTGTACCAGAACGCCCTCGACGCCTGCCGGGTACGGCAGGCCCGCCGGCGCTACGCGGAACCGGGCCGTTGGACGGGCTCGGAGTGTGAACGGGACCAACTGGCCGGATCACGCATCGTGTTCACGCAGGGCGTCGACGAGGACACCGGCCGGATGTACATCCAGTGCGAGGACAACGGCGTCGGGATGACGGCCGAGGAACTGCGGGACCTCTTCGCCCAGGCCGGCCGCCGCTCGGAACAGTCCTCGGCCCGCATGCGTGAGATGCGCCGATGGCGCCGCGAGGGCATCACCACCGAGCTGAACAGCCGGTTCGGCATCGGCGTCTTCAGCTACTTCATGCTGGCCGAAGAGGTCGAGGTGATCACGCGGCCGGTGGGAATGCTCGGCGGAGCGACGGCTCGTGACGGCGGCTACCGGGCCAGTGTCACGGCGGGCTCGGGGCTGATGCACCTGAGCCGGGAGGACAACGGGCTGGAGGGCGGCGGCACCATCGTCCGGTTGTACGTCCACGACGAGCCTGATGAGAAGCGCGGGCGTCATCCGTCCGTCGTCCAGGCGATGCGCGAGTTTCTGTGGTGCAGCCCGGTGGAGGTGACCGCCACCGAGTTCGACGGCGAGCCGGTGATCTGGCGGCCGGGTGAGCTGTACGGTGACTCGTCGCTGCCGAGCCCTCGCATCCACGCGGCCGAGGACGTCTGGTGGGTGGACGGACCGGGCATGCTGCTGGTCGACGGGCTGTTCGTCGAGGACGCCGTGCTCCCTTACGGGTATGTGCTGAATCTGCGCGGCAGACACCGGCCGAAGCTGAGCGTGGACCGCAACCGGATCCTTTGGTACGACGAGAGGCGGGCGAAGCGCGATCTCGAGGATGCCGTACCCGCGCTGATCCGTCGCTCCGCCTGGCGTCCTTTCCCGCTGGAATGGCTGTGGAGGCTCGCCGCGAGTGAGCCGCTGCTCGGGCAGTTGGTCGTCGGCCATCTGCTGGACAGCGACGTGCCCCTTTCGCTTCCCGAAGAGCACGAGTGGAAGAGGCAGGCCCAGGGCCAGGGCAGCCTCACGCTGAGCGATCTCCGATGCCTCCCCGTCGATCTCCGTGTTCTCAACGGGACCGGGCGGATGCCCGACAGGCTGACGGACCTGTTCACCGCTTGGCGCGAGAGTGCTCTGGGAATGCCACGGAGCCAGCATCCGCTGGAAGAAGGCGCGGTCCTCCCTGACCCCCAGCCGCTCGACACTCTCGTGTTCAGGTCCCACCCGGACGGCTCCTGGTCCGCTGTGCTGCGAGCCGCCGCGGAAACCGGAATCTCTCTGCGGGAGGCGACGCGTCAGCTGCGCCGCTACGCCATCGCGGGCGTGTCGGTTCCGGAAGTGACGGACGTGCGAGGGCTGGCCGATGTAGTGCCCGACTCATTGATGGCCGACCTTTACGAGGTGTGCCGGAAACCGGAAGGGCGTGGGCCCGATGGCCGACGTCTCGTCCGGACCGCGATGTTGCGGGTATCGGAAACGCACCGGGAAAGTCTGGGCAGGCTTGCCGAGCTGTGCGTGCAGTTGTCCCGTCTCGATCCGTCGATCTCCGTGCCCACGGACCTCCAGGGCCTCGGCTCCCATGTTGTGGGGGGCCGAGAACGGATCGCTCTGCTGGACGACGAGCCAGGCCCGCAAAGCCCGCCCTTCACGGTCGGCGGCGAGCCGCCGTTCCCCCATCTCGTGAGCCCCATCGACATCGCCTGCCGGGTTCGGCAGAAGGGCATTCCCGCGGCGGAGATCGAGGACGCGGTACGCCGTTTCGAGCCACTCGGCTACCGGCTCACCGGCCCGGACCTCGCGCACCCCCTGGACCGTGCTCAATTCGTCGCGATCAGCAGAGATCTGGACGGAGCAGCGCCCTTCCTCAGCCCTGGCGCAATGGGTCTGCGGCACCTGGTGGCGCTGGCCGCGAACCGCGAGGAGACGGTGGGAGACACCGCGAGGTGGCTGGGCGGCTGGGCCGGGCAACTGGGTCTTGAGGTGCCGGATCCCGGCCCCTTGGCGACGTTCCGCCCGCCCGCGTGGTGCGAGGACCTCCCCGCCGAGAACGAGGGCGACGCCTCCGAGCCGCGCCCGCTGACCGTCTGGGCGGTGCTGCGCGTACTCGGTCACCTGGACGAACCGTCCTTGCTGGAGGAAAACGTCGCCGCGGTCGAGGCCCTTGCGGGCGGGGGACTGGTCGACCACCGTGCCGTCGAGGCGGCGCGCACCTGGCTGTCCACACGCAGGTCCAGCCGGCTCCGGGAGATCTCGGACGACATGTGGGCGATGCCCGTACGCGGCATGATCGAATTCCCGACCCTGCGGGCGCCCTCTGTCGAGAAGCGGGAGCAGATCGATCCCGTCTACCTCATGGGGCTCGCGATGACGTTCGGTGAGCGCCTCGGAGCCCTCGCCCGGCGGTTGCGCCATGAGGCGGCCGGCTACGGGCTGGAGGTGGCCGACGTGCCGGAGAAGGCCGCCGACCGGCGTCCGACCTATCCGGTCTTCATGGCACTGTGCGACAGGGGAGAGTGGCGCGAGCATGTCTGGTTGGCGGATCTGATCCTCCTGGCGAACAGAGAGGGTGTCGACCTCGCGACCGCCGCAGCCATGGTGAACGCCTATCGGTCCTTGGGCGCCCCGACGGTCCCGGTGCCGGAAGGCTTCGTACCGCCGGTTCGGCCGCAGCAACGCGACGTGCCCGCCGAGTACGCCCTCGTACAGCCGGACCTGAAGCAGTCGTGGACGCTGACCCCGCTGGCCCTGGTCATCGCGGCGGCCCGGCTCGGCCTCGCGCTGCCGCAGGCGTACCGCCGGCTTCAGCAGTTCGCGGCGATCGGACTCGACTTCCCCTTCCCCGAGCCCGTCATCACCCGCACCCCCGACTGGCGGGACGTCGTCATCCTCACCGCCCGGCTCACCGGCCGGGAACCGGCGCTGTCCGGTGATGTGTCCGAGGACCAGGTGCTGCTGGCCTCCGAGGAGACGGATCTGACCGTCGACGAGGTCCGCGAACGGCTCCAGGACTATGCGCCGTTGTTCGGCTTCCGCCTGCCGCTGCCGCATGAAGGGAACTGA